In one Rhopalosiphum padi isolate XX-2018 chromosome 3, ASM2088224v1, whole genome shotgun sequence genomic region, the following are encoded:
- the LOC132925818 gene encoding uncharacterized protein LOC132925818 — protein MSDLISLKARRGQLKGQLTRFSTYVNKESVDIFEIKCRSKKMEELWSEFDQVQSDIESFADETDDYRIEFEEIYFSAMALGENLLQRASTKKDDNGGQKSTTTVHNTAHTMYCSANSCCSGATAAMKLAPIDVPKFSGAYEEWSAFHDIYIAMIHNNPGIDEIQRFFHLRSCLKDEAAQVIMYIETTAANYNVAWSSVVARYNNKKVLVQSHTKELFDIPAINEEAGQLRKLIDQLNGHISALETLGEKPKEWGSILLHLIATKLDSSTLKAWETVSPKNEIPKVQVLLEFLKKKFKIIEAVETSSNINVRNDEKLKNNIISVKKAKNNHKSIAFPTFSGMKCYNCQLAHSIYKCPSFLALPIPERIKRVGELKLCKICIRTHIGKKCDGKKCFQCHKAHNTLLHLKINKTESNIASEQYEDNSEEIPTAGNVSVSAHASAISCRQVLLSTAIINVYNNDGKPVKSRVLLDSGSQNNFITEHMAQVLKLRRKKVTFDVAGIGHTLHTIKSEITVMVGSCITDFKANISCLIIPCITNNIPIRAVNTESIKIPNNIILADKSYNKPQQTKLGWIVAGPVFNNKSNLKETQNICLSTYQVDDNLDERIAKFWRLENIDKNTNYTLEEKACYDHFIKTVRRDETGKFIVRLPFREDISKLGNSYKNAFRRFLSIEKRLGLNTKLNKDYQQFMYEYQDLGHMEPLRSAGEESVNEPGYFLPHHAVVNDNSSTTRLRVVFDGSSKTDTGISLNNVLLKGPTIQDDLLNILARFRTYKYAISADISKMYRQIWIAPEHRKYQQIFWRENKEQPMQIFQLNTVTYGTVSASFLATACLYKLAEDEYSNFPEACTAIKNDFYMDDYLGGANTKEMAVKLRNDLRTVLQSGGFNLRKWSANDSVLLQNLNKENNDSMLVLELEDEMAKVLGVLWHPRKDIFQYKVRDTKSETQSTTKRSILAQMASLFDPLGLVGPIIIKAKILMQEMWRLKIDWDKPVPTKMHDEWTKYLHELASLRELCIPRFLCTEDNCDIEVHGFADASLAAYGACIYVRTTNNSGVCTSHLLCAKSKVAPLKVISLPRLELCAAVILVRLYNKVIPKLGIKIQRRYFWSDSSIVLAWVTSPSTRWQTFVAYRVGEIHDLSSINEWHHIGTKDNPADIISRGCSAKEIINSSIWWHGPSWLTNDHANWPKTVCELKYTGIPEEKGTQKTAAFLAQPPFLESGIIRVGGRIKNARHVEIAQRHPILIPKNSTIARLILLNEHDRLLHAGPQAMLANSRLKYWIIGGRNIARHVFHQCVKCFRLRPKIVEPIMADLPTERLEPNRPFKKCGVDYAGPIAIKTSLRRNAAVLKGYICVFICFSTRAVHIELVTDLTTEAFLNALKRFIARRGVCSDIFSDNATNFVGANNRLLDLKKIFHSEEHLTKIYDALSTEGIRWHFIPPRSPHFGGLWEASIKSIKNHLYRVLGTANLTYDELNTILIRIEAVLNSRPLTPCYSDPTDTTPLTPAHFLIGEPTCSIPEPDLTGIPDNCLKRWQRVTQLTQALWQRWNKEYLSQLQTRRKWLANKGPKIKVGTIVLVKEDEAPPDVVVHGTSCPRPGW, from the exons ATGTCAGATTTAATTTCGCTAAAAGCCCGCAGAGGGCAATTAAAGGGGCAATTAACGAGGTTCAGTACATACGTAAATAAGGAGTCAGTAGACATATTCGAAATCAAATGTCGAAGTAAAAAGATGGAGGAATTATGGTCGGAATTTGATCAAGTGCAATCTGATATAGAGTCTTTTGCTGACGAAACGGACGATTATCGCATAGAATTTgaggaaatatattttagtgcGATGGCATTAGGCGAAAATCTACTGCAACGTGCTAGTACAAAAAAGGATGATAATGGTGGTCAAAAATCAACTACTACGGTGCATAATACGGCGCACACAATGTATTGTAGTGCAAATTCGTGTTGCAGCGGTGCGACCGCTGCAATGAAATTAGCACCGATAGATGTACCAAAATTTTCGGGTGCATATGAGGAATGGTCGGCTTTCCACGATATTTATATAGCAATGATACATAACAACCCAGGTATAGATGAAATACAGCGATTTTTTCATTTGCGATCGTGTTTAAAAGATGAGGCGGCACaggttataatgtatatagaaacGACAGCCGCAAATTATAACGTGGCTTGGAGTAGCGTGGTGgctagatataataataaaaaagtgttAGTGCAGTCACACACGAAAGAGTTATTTGATATTCCGGCAATAAATGAGGAAGCTGGgcaattaagaaaattaatagatCAATTAAACGGTCACATAAGCGCGTTAGAAACATTAGGAGAGAAACCTAAAGAGTGGGGCTCAATATTATTACACCTTATCGCAACTAAATTAGATTCTAGTACACTTAAAGCGTGGGAAACAGTATCTCCTAAAAATGAAATACCCAAAGTACAAGTGTTACtcgaattcttaaaaaaaaaattcaaaataattgaagCAGTAGAGACTTCTTCGAATATAAATGTCCGTAAtgacgaaaaattaaaaaataatataattagcgtTAAAAAAGCCAAAAATAACCACAAATCGATAGCGTTTCCAACATTTAGTGGTATGAAATGTTATAATTGCCAATTAGCGCACTCTATATATAAATGCCCATCTTTTCTAGCTTTACCCATTCCCGAAAGAATAAAAAGGGTGGGTGAACTTAAGTTATGCAAGATATGTATTCGGACGCATATCGGAAAGAAATGTGatggtaaaaaatgttttcaatgtcACAAAGCGCATAACAcattattgcatttaaaaataaataagacggAAAGTAATATCGCTTCGGAACAATATGAAGATAATTCCGAAGAAATTCCCACGGCGGGTAATGTAAGTGTATCGGCACACGCATCAGCGATAAGCTGCAGACAGGTGCTCCTATCAACcgcaataattaatgtatataataatgatggcAAGCCGGTAAAGAGCAGAGTGTTATTGGACTCCGGCtcgcaaaataattttatcacagAGCATATGGCACAAGTGTTAAAATTGCGACGGAAAAAGGTTACCTTTGATGTAGCTGGAATAGGACACACATTACATACAATAAAGTCCGAAATTACGGTAATGGTGGGTTCCTGTATAACAGATTTCAAAGCTAATATATCATGTTTGATAATACCTTGTATAACGAACAATATTCCGATAAGAGCAGTAAATACTGAGTCCATAAAgataccaaataatataatactagctGATAAATCCTATAATAAACCACAAC AAACTAAGTTGGGTTGGATTGTGGCAGGcccagtttttaataataaatcaaatttaaaagagACGCAAAACATTTGTTTAAGTACGTATCAAGTAGATGATAATTTGGATGAAAGGATTGCGAAGTTTTGGAGATTGGAAAACAtagataaaaatactaattacacATTAGAAGAAAAAGCTTGTTACGACCATTTTATTAAGACAGTACGCCGCGACGAAACTGGCAAATTTATAGTGAGGTTGCCGTTCCGCGAAGATATTAGCAAATTAGGTAATTCTTATAAAAACGCGTTCCGACGATTTCTGTCTATCGAAAAACGATTAGgactaaatacaaaattaaataaagattatCAGCAATTCATGTATGAATACCAAGATCTTGGTCATATGGAACCGCTGCGCAGCGCGGGGGAAGAGTCGGTCAATGAACCCGGCTATTTTCTACCGCATCACGCCGTAGTAAACGATAATAGTAGCACCACTCGTCTGCGCGTAGTATTCGACGGATCTAGTAAGACCGATACAGGCATTAGCTTAAACAATGTACTATTAAAAGGGCCTACGATACAAGacgatttattgaatattttggcTAGGTTTCGTACATACAAATATGCGATATCCGCGGACATATCAAAAATGTACCGTCAAATTTGGATTGCACCAGAACATCGCaaatatcaacaaatattttggCGTGAGAATAAAGAACAACCTAtgcaaatatttcaattaaatacggTTACTTATGGCACTGTCTCGGCATCATTCTTAGCTACCGCATGCTTATATAAATTAGCTGAGGATGAGTATAGTAATTTTCCAGAAGCGTGTACtgctataaaaaatgatttttacatGGATGATTATCTAGGTGGGGCAAATACGAAAGAGATGGCTGTAAAATTGCGTAATGACTTGAGAACAGTGCTACAATCCGGTGGCTTTAACTTACGAAAATGGTCTGCAAACGATTCggtgttattacaaaatttaaataaagaaaataatgattCTATGTTGGTACTGGAATTGGAAGATGAAATGGCAAAAGTCCTCGGGGTCCTGTGGCATCCTAGGAaagatatatttcaatataaagtaCGGGATACAAAATCGGAAACTCAATCGACAACAAAAAGAAGCATATTGGCGCAAATGGCTTCATTATTCGACCCACTAGGTTTAGTGGGGCCGATAATTATAAAGGCAAAAATTTTAATGCAAGAAATGTGGAGGTTAAAAATTGATTGGGATAAACCGGTGCCAACAAAAATGCACGATGAGTggacaaaatatttacatgaaTTGGCAAGCTTACGTGAATTGTGTATACCGCGTTTTTTATGTACGGAGGATAATTGTGATATAGAGGTGCATGGTTTCGCCGACGCCAGTTTAGCCGCCTATGGCGCGTGTATATACGTACGCACTACAAATAATAGTGGAGTTTGTACGTCGCATTTATTGTGTGCAAAATCTAAAGTCGCGCCTTTAAAAGTTATATCGCTACCGCGATTGGAACTATGTGCTGCCGTAATTTTGGTAAGGCTATACAACAAAGTAATACctaaattaggtataaaaatacaacGTCGTTATTTTTGGTCGGACTCGTCAATCGTCCTGGCTTGGGTAACGTCACCCTCTACGCGTTGGCAAACATTTGTTGCGTATAGAGTGGGGGAAATTCACGACCTTAGTTCAATAAATGAATGGCACCATATTGGAACTAAGGACAATCCAGCGGATATTATTTCAAGAGGATGTAGTGcgaaagaaattataaatagttctaTATGGTGGCATGGACCAAGCTGGTTAACGAACGATCATGCAAATTGGCCGAAGACTGTTTGCGAGTTAAAATATACCGGAATACCAGAAGAAAAGGGTACACAGAAAACTGCTGCATTTTTAGCACAACCG CCCTTTTTAGAAAGCGGAATTATACGAGTAGGCGGTCGCATAAAAAATGCCAGGCATGTGGAAATAGCACAGCGACACCCTATTTTAATACCGAAAAATAGTACAATTGCTAGATTAATATTGCTTAACGAACACGATCGACTTTTACATGCGGGTCCGCAAGCGATGCTAGCGAATAGCCGATTAAAGTACTGGATAATTGGAGGCAGAAATATTGCAAGGCATGTATTCCACCAGTGTGTGAAGTGCTTTCGACTTCGACCAAAAATAGTTGAACCTATAATGGCAGATTTACCAACCGAACGGTTAGAGCCAAATCGACCGTTTAAAAAGTGTGGTGTCGACTATGCCGGTCCTATTGCTATAAAAACCAGTTTACGGAGAAATGCGGCTGTACTAAAAggatatatatgtgtatttatttgcTTTAGTACCCGGGCGGTCCATATTGAGTTGGTTACGGATTTGACTACTGAAGcttttttaaatgctttaaaacgttttattgCACGCCGTGGTGTATGTTCCGATATATTTAGCGACAATGCTACAAATTTTGTAGGGGCTAACAATAGATTACtggatctaaaaaaaatatttcattccgAAGAACATTTAACCAAAATATACGATGCGCTATCAACTGAGGGTATAAGGTGGCATTTCATACCCCCTCGATCCCCACATTTTGGTGGGTTGTGGGAAGCGtctattaaatctattaaaaatcatttataccgAGTTTTAGGTACGGCTAATCTGACTTATGACGAATTGAACACTATATTAATTAGAATAGAGGCAGTCCTTAATTCCAGGCCCTTAACGCCCTGTTACTCCGATCCTACTGATACGACACCATTAACGCCTGCTCATTTTTTAATTGGTGAGCCAACATGTTCTATACCCGAACCTGATTTAACTGGTATACCGGACAATTGCTTAAAACGTTGGCAGCGGGTAACGCAGTTGACTCAAGCATTATGGCAGCGTTGGAATAAGGAGTACCTGTCACAACTTCAAACTAGACGGAAGTGGCTAGCCAACAAGGGCCCTAAGATAAAAGTTGGTACCATAGTGTTGGTGAAAGAAGACGAAGCCCCCCCCGATGTCGTGGTCCATGGGACGAGTTGTCCGCGTCCAGGCTGGTGA
- the LOC132924549 gene encoding uncharacterized protein LOC132924549: protein MYESITLSLTGNETTLSSNYFPSLNVYEDSEIALLCLQTFNSFPNINSSNNKFAIQVIDEYNNNNNENICYIALKTGCYEIVDINRQIKKQINSYNEENGTKITFDISVDHNDFRSYIQCNGIIMFNMINGIAPILGFKKRDYPPEYVTHRSEKAVNLNTINSIKVMCNIAQGSFNNHLQSHTIYEFFPSEKTGTKVVQSPPNLIYYKLNKINIDSITVQLVDQDFNQIQNFGETLTVVLHIKRYGS from the coding sequence atgtatgaatcAATCACATTAAGTTTAACTGGGAATGAAACCACACTATCTTCAAATTATTTCCCGTCTCTAAACGTGTACGAAGACTCTGAAATAGCTTTGTTATGTTTACAAACGTTCAATTCGTTTCCAAACATAAATTCTTCTAATAACAAATTTGCGATACAAGTAAtagacgagtataataataataataatgaaaatatatgttatattgcattaaaaacgGGATGTTACGAAATTGTAGATATTAACCGTCAAATTAAGAAGCAAATAAATTCTTACAATGAAGAAAAtggtacaaaaataacattCGATATTTCAGTTGACCATAATGATTTTAGATCATACATACAATGTAAtggtataattatgtttaatatgattaatgggATAGCACCCATATTAGGATTTAAAAAACGAGACTATCCTCCGGAGTATGTAACTCATCGATCGGAAAAAGCtgttaatttaaacacaattaattctataaaagtGATGTGTAATATAGCTCAAGGATCATTCAACAATCACCTTCAAAGTCATACAATTTACGAGTTTTTTCCGAGTGAAAAGACTGGGACAAAAGTTGTTCAATCACcaccaaatttaatatattataaattaaataaaataaatattgattcaatAACTGTACAATTAGTTGATCAGGATTTTAATCAAATCCAAAATTTTGGTGAGACATTAACAGTTGTGTTACATATTAAACGTTACGGTTCTTAA
- the LOC132925819 gene encoding zinc finger MYM-type protein 1-like, which translates to MNNPKVPSGAAKRKKKLQQTQHLLKTNAKIKNYFECNRHVNDVNIEVEEDQDRTIAGKSTESCTLEVQSTSTQELNFKLDYPTDRGHFKGPIIDSKLKRTILTYGPCRPLIQFPYRIIHGNNRKFSVDYYNMKTKTGVLIPRLWLCYSVKLDKVYCETCWLFVDYNHRNFKSEWVEGIDDWQHLSQKIISHEISGPHLDVMQLRLVWTNNCTIDKELEVQISNEAKYWRDVLGRIIKIILSLTAGNLALRGNETKQFCEGNFLRTVKLFAEFDPFLRTVLDKKDGQIKYLSPAIQNELIEILSCNLRKIICDEIKISTFFSIIVDSTQDITKVVLGFYAIDHHGAKEYTNLIINVLSQLGLDISKCRGQGYDGAAVMSGIYSGVQKRIQDIVPNAHFVHCCAHNLNLVICDSAKSSDTVRLCATRWEARHQAIFALKERFNDVLITLTKITLTTTNGDERNVSKSIRSKLDSVEFVLLLCLWERVLRSMQGVSKVLQSVDINIQTSCGLLEQAIGSLSELRQNYNDIVNIANDLCSKWGISSKFPSKRKQFTKLHFDEIDGDRRLNITEENFRIKIFYPVVDTALAQLRSRFKGLKVIVSTFEFLNPTFLRSTEENDLKKCSFDFIQHYKSDVTSDFTRQLLTCIIFLTIPVTVASAERSFSKLKLIKNYLRNSTSQERLSNISVLSIERGRTDEINIEKIITDFANAKARKKMFF; encoded by the exons atgaataatccAAAAGTTCCCAGTGGTGCGGCTAAGAGAAAAAAGAAACTTCAACAAACACAACATCTTTTGAAAACAAATgcaaaaattaagaattattttgaaTGCAATCGACATGTTAATG ATGTTAACATTGAAGTTGAAGAAGACCAAGACAGAACTATTGCTGGTAAATCTACTGAATCATGTACGTTAGAAGTTCAATCAACTAGTACTCAGG aattaaattttaagttagatTATCCGACTGATAGAGGACATTTTAAAGGACCTATAATAGACAGTAAACTTAAACGAACCATTTTGACTTATGGGCCTTGTAGACCGTTAATACAGTTTCCCTACAGAATTATACATggcaataatagaaaattttcaGTCGATTATTACAATATGAAAACTAAAACTGGTGTTCTAATTCCCCGTCTTTGGCTCTGTTACTCTGTGAAATTAGATAAAGTATACTGTGAAACGTGCTGGCTTTTTGTAGATTACAATCATCGAAATTTTAAGTCAGAATGGGTTGAAGGCATTGATGATTGGCAGCATTTGtcccaaaaaataatttctcatGAAATATCAGGTCCTCATTTAGATGTAATGCAACTTAGACTTGTATGGACAAATAACTGTACTATTGATAAAGAGTTggaagttcaaatttctaatgaaGCTAAATACTGGAGAGATGTATTGggaagaataattaaaataattttaagtcttACTGCTGGTAATTTGGCACTCCGTGGTAATGAAACCAAGCAATTTTGTGAGGGAAATTTTCTTAGAACAGTAAAACTATTTGCAGAATTTGATCCATTTTTAAGAACAGTCCTTGATAAAAAAGATGgtcaaattaaatatctaagtCCAGCTATTCAGAATGagttaattgaaattttatcatGTAATTTAAGGAAAATCATTTGTGATGAAATAAAAATCTctacttttttttctataattgttGACTCAACTCAAGATATTACAAA AGTCGTTCTTGGATTTTATGCAATTGATCATCATGGTGCCAAAGAATACACAAATCTCATAATAAATGTCCTCTCTCAGTTGGGCTTAGATATTTCTAAATGTCGAGGTCAAGGGTATGATGGTGCTGCAGTGATGAGTGGTATTTATAGTGGTGTTCAAAAACGTATTCAAGACATAGTACCAAATGCTCACTTTGTTCATTGTTGTGCTCACAACTTGAACTTAGTAATTTGTGACTCTGCTAAAAGTTCAGACACAGTTCGGc TATGCGCAACACGTTGGGAAGCTCGACACCAAGCTATATTTGCATTAAAAGAAAGATTTAATGACGTATTGATCACATTAACAAAAATTACTCTTACAACAACAAATGGTGATGAAAGAAATGTTAGCAAAAGTATACGCTCCAAATTGGATTCTGTagaatttgttttacttttatgttTGTGGGAAAGAGTATTGAGAAGTATGCAAGGTGTTTCAAAAGTATTACAAAGTgttgatataaatattcaaacttcTTGTGGTCTTCTTGAGCAAGCAATTGGATCATTATCAGAATTGCGACAGAATTACAATGACATTGTTAATATTGCTAATGATTTATGTTCTAAATGGGGTATTTCATCTAAATTTCCATCAAAACGCAAACAATTTACCAAATTACATTTTGATGAAATCGATGGTGACAGAAGGTTAAATATAACAGAAGAAAactttagaattaaaatattttatcctgtTGTAGATACTGCTTTAGCACAACTAAGAAGTAGATTTAAAGGATTAAAAGTAATCGTATCgacttttgaatttttaaatccaaCTTTTTTAAGAAGTACTGaagaaaatgatttaaaaaaatgttcttttgattttattcaacatTATAAGTCAGATGTGACTTCAGATTTTACTCGACAGTTACTAA cttgtataatttttttgacaattcCTGTTACTGTGGCTTCAGCTGAAAGATCTTTTTCCAaacttaaattgataaaaaattacttgAGGAATTCTACTTCTCAAGAAAGATTAAGTAATATATCGGTATTAAGTATTGAAAGAGGTCGTACtgatgaaataaatattgaaaagatTATTACTGATTTCGCAAATGCTAAAGCTCgaaagaaaatgtttttttaa